Within Haematobia irritans isolate KBUSLIRL chromosome 2, ASM5000362v1, whole genome shotgun sequence, the genomic segment TTATCCCTTGAAAAAACACCGTATTTTTCGTCACTTCGCACCAGTAACACTGCCACAACTGCAAATAgcgccaaaaaataatctacccaaaatttgaagaaaattttaccaaaaatataccaaattaaaagaaacaagtatgtacggccgtaagttcggccaggccgaagcttatgtaccctccaccatggactgcgtagaaacttctactgaagccgatggcaaggtatcttaaaacttcctaacgccgtaatatataccacatagtccatacgtggtatatattaaactaaaaaaagctgattaaatacgtatataattaagtttaaagtttctatagaaataaaattttgacaaattaaaattttgacaacattttctatagaagtaaatttttgacaaaattatctatagaaataacattttgacaatattttctataaaaataaaattttggtagattatttttggctcgagtggcaaccatgattatgaaccgatatggaccaatttttgtgtgattggggatcggctatatataactatagaccgatatgtaccaattttggcatggttattagcggccatatactaacaccacgttgcaaatttcaaccggatcggatgaattttgctcctccaagaggctccggaaatcaaatctggggaacgatttatatgggggctatatataattatggaccgatatggaccaattcttgcatggttgttagagactatatactaacaccacgtaccaaatttcaaccggatcggatgaaatttgctcttctaagaggctccggaggtcaaatctggggatcggcttatatgggggctatatataactattggtcgatgtggaccaatttttgcatggtcattagagaacatataccaacaccatgtaccaaatttcagccggatcggatgaaatttgcttctcttagaggctccgcaagccaaaacgggggatcggtttatattgggattatatataattatgaaccgatgtggaccaatttttgcatgtatatTTTGcatgtagtatatggtctctatactaacaccatgtaccaaatttcagacggatcggatgaaattttcttctctaagagcaatcgcaagccaaatttgggggtccgtttatatgggggctatacgtaaaagtggaccgatatggaccaatttttgcatggttgttagagaccatacaccaacaccatgtaccaaatttcagcctgatcggataaaatgtgcttcttttagagcaatcgcaagccaaatttgggggtccgtttatatgggggctatacgtaaaagtggaccgatatggcccatttgcaataccatccgacctacatcaataacaactacttgtgccaagtttcaagtcgatagcttgtttcgttcggaagttagcgtgatttcaacagacggacagacggacagacggacggacatgttcagatcgactcagaatttcaccacgacccagaatatatatactttatggggtcttagagcaatatttcgatgtgttacaaacggaatgacaaagttaatatacccccatcctatggtggagggtataaaaatatttttaaatttttgatcaaaaatttgccaacattttatttctcaagaaaattttgtcaaaatttacttctatagaaaattttgtcaaaatttgcctgtatagaaacttttgataaaattttatttctctagacaattttgtcaaaatttaccactgtataaagttttgtcaaaattttacttccatagaaaattttgtcaaaatttacttctatagaaaaatttgtcaaaatttacctacactcaaaaaaattgaactccCTATTTCaccaaagccaatttaactctatattagttcatagatatATTGTGTTCAGAACATCATTTGctccaataattttttgcgtatgttatttaaataaattacatgacgggaaaatttataaacaaattaagcataaagaattACTAAATTAGTATTTTTCACaagatagttaattttttctttaaatttgtaaattttactacaaatgcgtccaccatgaacttcgtatgtcactaaatacattctaccaattttgaactccaattttttccttcaaattacaaaatttcttctttaacaagtgaaaacaattatttatgtctaataaattttcttgtatttgtcgaaaaatatttacttatttttgtgatatcggttattttgtgatattggttaaaaatttctaaaagtgtttaaaattttctaaaattaaccaaaaatttttctttctgatgggttcattgtttttttcagtgtatacagaaaatgttgacaaaattttatttgtctagaaaattttatttttgccattttttttatttttttctataaaaaaattgacaattaacaattttatttccatacaaaattttgtcaaaatttacttctatagaaaatgtactcCGAATttgcctctatagaaaattttgataaaatttcatatctccagaaaatgttgtcaaaattttttttctatagaaaatgtcaaaatttttttctatagaaaattttgtcaaaatttacttctatagaaaatattgtcaaaatttacttatatataaaattttgataaaattttatttgtgtaacaaattttgtcaatttttttcatcaaaaattgacaataacaattttatttctacagaaaattttgtcaagattaactttcatagaagattttgtcaaaatttacatgtatagaaaattttaataaaattttatatctcggaaattttgtcaacatttttgtctatagaaaattttgtcaaaatttacttctatagaaaattttgtcgaaatttacttctatagaaaattttgtcaaaatttacttctataggaaattttgtcaaaatttacctgtgtagaaaattttatttttatagaaaattttgtataaatttatttctatagaaaatgttgtcaaaattcacttctatagaaaattttataaaaatttacctgtatagaaaattttgccaaaatttacttctatagaaaattttgtcaaaatttacttctatagaaaatgttgataaaaatgtatttctaaaaaaaattttgtcaaaattgttttctatatattttttaaattttgtttgtcaatttttatctgcatattttttcaaaaattgtatttctattaaaaattgaagtacaccttagttggagaggaatatttagcaaaatctacgaaaatatcaagaattctaccaatcgaaCAAACACaacaaatctaccatttctggtagaattcttccaactgtGACATACGTGAACGCTGCTCGTAATATAAAATTATCATTGAAatgtttgcatacttttagggttAGCACTTTTCGCTTAAAAACACAAGTACTATATGAGAAAGGAAAACTGCTTACAAATATAACATTGGAATCTATTATTTGTTAAGGCATTGCTACAATGCATCGTAATCATTACGGTTTTAGATCATGAAAGCTGCTTATTGTTTTGACAACGAATGGTgtcatttaatttttgtcaGATTGATACCGTCTGTTCTCCGTGTGACACCTtagtcactttcatgaacggatcaatTTGAAACGTGCACGCCGTTCATTTTGAAACGTGCACGCCGTGTTGCAAACTAGGCTACCTTTCCTAATCTGGACTAACATTTTTCCTATATCACATCATATTTCATAATCCTGAAGGTCTATACGCCCATGTACTATTTGCAGATATGAATAATTTCTTCCCTCACTAtaacgagaaaaaaaaaaacaaaaaatattcccaatatagaaacattttcatgATGATATTCCTAAGGTTTCCTTCATATTTGCTGGTGTTGGTTAAATGAAAGAACTGAGAAGGATATAACGACCACTAGAAATGACAATGTTGACAATCTTctttttctgttgttgtttattCCTATCCtgaaatgtttgtatttgttgttgCAAACAGCTTACTTGGTCTCTTATATTCATGAGAGTTTATTACGGATTGACTGTACGTAAGTGGAGGTATAGTCTTTGTTGTAAGaggattttcatatttttcctgGAAAAATAAAGCTAATGGTATATTAGATAGCCAATTGCGTCTCATTTTCAAAGGATACggaaaaagtttttctatgaGCAATTGAACAAGAGTATTTTTTTAGCCTTTAAAGGTTTATTATCGATGCAGGGAAGATAAACACCAATGCCAGAACTTGGGATGACATCAATCAATTATTAAATtgcttttaatataaaaataaatggacaaaatactagaaaataaataattaacaagtatatacggccgcaagttcggccaggccgaatcttatgtacccaccaccatggattgcatagaaacttctaccaaagactgtcatccacaatcgaattacttgggttgcggtctcttaaaacttcttattcctgcatggttgttggataccatatactaacatcacgtaccaaatttcaaccgaatgcgaagaattttgctcttccaaggggctctggaggtcaaatctggggatcggtttatatggggcctatatataattatggaccgatatcgaccaatttttgcatggttgttagagaccatatactaacatcacgtaccaattttcagccggatcggatgaaatttgcttctcttagaggcctcgcaagccaaatcgggggatcggtttttatgggggctatatataattatggaccgatgtggaccaatttttgcatggttgttagagaccatatactgacaccgtgtaccaaatttcagccggatcggatgaaatttgcttctcttaggggcctcgcaagccaaatcgggggatcggtttatatgggggctatatataattatggaccgatgtggaccaatttttgcatggttgttagagaccatatactaacaccatgtaccaaatttcagccggatcggatgaaatttgcttctcttagaggcctcgcaagccaaattttggggtccgtttatatgggggctatacgtaaaagtggaccgatatggcccatttgcaataccatccgacctacatcaataacaactacttgtggcaagtttcaagtcgatagcttgtttcgttcggaagttagcgtgatttcaacagacggacggacggacggacatgctcagatcgactcagaatttcaccacgacccagaatatatatactttatggggtcttagagcaatatttcgatgtgttacaaacggaatgacaaagttaatataccccccatcctatggtggtgggaatAAAAAGGATTAGAGTttttcctgtaaaaaatttctatagaaaaacttcaattcagcctggctgaatagataTCTCTATAGACGAACTTCAATACAGTATGGCTGAACAgagttttctatacgaaaacttcaattcagcctggctgaatagagttttctataggaaaacttcaattcagccacggtgaatagagttttctataggaaaacttcaattcagccacggtgaatagagttttctataggaaaacttcaatgcaGCCTGGATGAATAGATGTATATATAAGAAAACTTCACTGCatcctggctgaatagagttttctgaaggaaaacttcaattcagaaacgctaaatagagttttctataggaaaacttcaatttagcctggctgaatatagttttctataggaaaattgtaCTTCAGACTGGCTGAATAgggttttttataataaaacttcaattcagcctggcttaatagagttttttttttatgggaaaaCTTAAATTAAGCCTAGCAGAATAgagttttatataggaaaacttcaaattgcttttaatataaaaataaatggacaaaatactagaaaatatataattaaaaaggatgagaagttttcctataaaatatttctataggaaaacttaaattcagcctggctgaatagataTCTCTATAGGcgaacttcaattcagcctggctgaatagagttttctataggacaattgtatttcagcctggctgaatagagatttctataggaaaattgtatttcagcctggctgaatagagttttctataggaaaattgtatttcagcctggctgaatagggtttttttttataagaaaacttcatttcagcccggctgaatgtagttttctataggtaaacttcaattcagcctggcggaatagagttttctatagaaaacttcaatGCAGTCTGGCTgaatagatttatatataggaaaacttaaattcagcctggctgaatatatttttatataggaaaacttcaatgcagcctggctgaatagatttatatataggaaAAATTCACTGTatcctggctgaatagagttttctataggagaaTTGTATTTCATCCTGGCTCAATAgagttttttataagaaaacttcaattcagcctggctgaatagtgtttttttatgggaaaactaaaattaagcaTAGCTGATTAGAGTTTtagataggaaaacttcaattcagcccagctgaatagatttttctataggaaaatttcaattccataGAGTTTTCCATAGGAAAGCTCCCATTTAGCctcgctgaatagagttttctataggaaggcttcaattcagcttggctgaatagagtttcctataggaaatcttgaatTCAGAATGGATgcatagagttttctatacCAACACTTCAATTCACCTCTGGAAAACtattcagcaaggctgaattaTAGTTTTCCCTCTATTCAGTTTAgcaatagaaaactctattcagcgcaAGTTTGAGTACATTGAATCAAATCATGCTTCATTAGTATATcccaagatttttaatttctcgATATCTTCTTTTCTTTTACAGAACTTCACAATTAAGCGGCTCTGTGCTTATCAATGGCAAAGAACGTAACCTGCGGCGCTTTCGCAAACTCTCCTGTTACATTATGCAGGATGATGTTCTGATTGCAAATCTCTCGGTACGTGAGGCCATGATGGTCTCGGCCAATTTGAAATTGGGCAAAAATATGAACTTGGCTGCCAAGAAAGTCGTTGTCGATGAAATACTCGAGACCATTGGTCTCATCGAATCAAGCAATACAAAGACTTGCAATCTATCCGGAGGACAACGAAAGCGACTCTCCATTGCCCTGGAGTTGGTCAATAATCCACCAGTTATGTTTTTTGATGAACCCACCTCGGGTTTGGATAGTTCAACGTGCTTCCAATTGATATCGCTGTTGAAATCTCTGGCTCGTGGAGGACGCACCATTGTCTGTACGATACATCAGCCGTCCGCCAGGCTATTCGAGAAATTCGATCATCTCTACATGTTGGCCGAGGGTCAATGCATGTATGAGGGCCGTGTTCGAGGTCTGGTACCATTTCTCTCATCGTTGGGCTACGATTGTCCCTCCTATCACAATCCAGCCGATTATGTATTGGAAGTGGCCAGCGGCGAGTATGGCGAATGTGTGCCCAAATTGGTGGCAGCAGTTAAGAGTGGCGTTTGCAAGAAATACAGCCAGAAGAACTATGGCCTAGATCTATCCAAAGACATTACAAATGATATTATAAAAGGCAATGGCACCGCCAATGGAAACAGTGGCGTGGGAGGTGGAACTGCCAATAGCATGGCCACTGTAacattggccgatgaaaaacacAAAGTCGATGAACCATCATCAGCGGCTGAAATGGAACTGAACTCAAGTATTCTCAAACCACCGAAACTAGAAACCCAAGAGAGTCAACAGTCCGATTGTTCAGTCATTAATATGCCCCGTGATCTCACCGGTGAGGATAGTTGCAGTTACAGCTCAAAGGGTGGTCAAAGTACCAATGCCGTGTGCAATGTCTCCGGAGCAGGCAATGGCacaggaggaggaggaggaggtgGCACAGGCGGAGGTGGCGGTTCGGGGGCTGGCTGTACCACTTCGCTATTGGACTCGCATGAGAGTGTCATTGCTATGCCGAATAAATCCGGTTTTCCCACCAGTGGTTGGACACAATTTTGGATTTTGCTCAAACGTTCCTTTGTTACGATTATGCGCGATCGCATGTTGACCCATATGCGTTTGGCATCGCACATAATTGTGGGTGCCATTATTGGCATGATTTACTATGATGTTGGCAACGAGGCCTCCAAGGTGATGAGTAATGccggttgtatattttttaccaCACTATTTACCATGTTTACTGCTATGATGCCCACAATCTTGACATGTAAGTTTTCCACAAAACTCTGGCCTTCATCGGGCTCTGGAGTTGGCTTTTGTCTATTTGAAATCCtgtgaattaaattttcatgattttttgtttgcagtcCCCACagaaatgtcggtgtttgttcgAGAGCATTTAAATTATTGGTACTCATTGAAGGCTTTTTATTTTGCTAAGACAATGGCTGATTTACCATTTCaggtaagagagagagagagagagagactatttatttataattagaaAGTATGATATCTTGATAAGAAACGGAATTCGATTTGAATATTTGGCCAAAAGTTCGACTGGACCGGATACCCACCATCTTGGATCGTTTCTACGAAATCTACAAAGTTCAGATAACCCTGCAATCCTCGAACTGTCTTACAAGAATATCCGGGTTTTGAAGAGACCCCAGTGTCTGCGTTCCAAATGTTCATGTAATATAGTACGATTATTACATGGGCTCTAAAAAACTTatactatttaaatttttttttgtgtccaAAACTAAGTATTTTAGGAAGGTTTACGAAgtttttgacgtatggtaaaatacTCTTTTTTCGCGATTGacacattttgtgaaattttttttgaaattctcaaGTGAGCCACCTATTATGGCGAATGTCACATTTTgtgcaattttttataccctctaccataggatggtagaaatattggtctaagaccccataaagtatatatattctgggtcatggtgaaattctgagtcgatccggctatccgtccgtctgttgaaatcacgcaaacttccgaacgaaacaagctatcgacttgaaacttggcacaagtagttgtttttgatgtaggtcggatggtattgcaaatgggccatatcggagcacttttacgcatagcccccatataaacggaaccacagatttggcttgcggagcctctaagagaagtatatttcatccgatctggctgaaatttgatacgtggtgttagtatatggtttcgcacaaccatgtaaaaattggtcgatatcggtccataattatatatagccctcatataaaccgatccccagatttgacctccggagcctcttggaggatcaaaattcatccgatccggttgaaatttggtacgtggtgttattatatggtccctaacaaccatgcaaaaattggtccatataggtccataattatatatagcccccccatataaaccgatccccagatttgacctccggagcctcttagaggagcaaatttcatccgatccggctgaaatttggtacatgatgtcaacATATGATATCTAGtttcatgcgaaaattggtccatatcggtctatatttatatatagcccccatataaaccgatccccatatataagcctcttggaggagcaaaattcatccgatcccgttgaaatttggtacgtggtgttagtatatggtttctaacaaccatgcaaaaattggtccatataggttcataattatatatagcccccatataaaccgatccccagatttgaccttcggagcctcttagaggggcaaaattcatccgatccggctgaaatttagctactatgcaaatattggtccatatcggtctatagttatacatagcctcatataaaccgatccccatatataacctccggagcctcttggaggagcaaaattcatccgatccggttgaaatttggtacgtggtgttagtatatggtttctaacaaccatgcaaaaattggtccatatcggtctatagttatatatagccgatcgccaatcacacaaaaaatggtccatatccccaaaaataatctaccaaaattttattttttatagaaaattttatcaaaattttatttctacaaagaaaaaaatttccgtagttaaacaaacgctaattttaacttagttttattgaaaaaaaaaatatttattggtagttaagttttattatttcttgCGAAATTTCCCACATCCTAATGAAAATTTCctctttttaagtatgtctcaaacattttatgaactaaacgtgggtataaaagtacacataagttcaatatgaactaacgcaaaagaaaattttcgtacgattcccaaaaatagtaagaatgaactactgtatggtaaaaatgaccatgatttggcgccaataattttcttctttattatacccttcatcgtaggatgggggtatattaactttgtcatttcgtttgtaacacatcgaaatattgctctaagaccccataaagtatgtatattctgggtcgtggtgaaattctgagtcgatctaagcatgtccgttcgtccgtccgtctgttgaaatcacgctaacttccgaacgaaacaagctatcgacttgaaacttggcacaagcagttgttatcgatataggtcggatggtattgaaaatgggccatatcggtccacttttacgtatagcccccatataaagggaccctcagatttggcttgtggagcctctaacagaagcatattttatccgatccggctgaaatttggtacatggtgttggtatatggtctctaacaaccatgcaagaattggtccacatcggtccataattatatatagcccccatataaaccgatccccagatttggcttgcggagcctaaaagagaagcaaatttcatccgatccggctgaaatttggtacatggtgttggtatatggtctctaacaaccatgcaaaaattggtccacatcggtccataattatatatagcccccatataaaccgatccctagatttggcttgcagagcctaaaagataagcaaatttcatccgatccggctgaaatttggtacatggtgttggtatatggtctctaacaaccatgcaaaaattggtccacatcggtccataattatatatagcccccatataaaccgatcatcagatttaacctacggagcctcttggaagaccaaaattcatccgattcagttgaaatttggtacgttgtgttaatatatggcctcaaacaccaatgcaaaaattggtcgaaatcggtacataattatacatagcccccatataaaccgattcccagatttgacctccggagccccttggaggagcaaaattcaaccgattcggttgaaagttggtacgtgatgttagtatatggtatccaacaaccatgcaggaaatggttcaaatcagtccataattatatatagcttccatataaaccgatccccagatatgacctccggtgccttttggagaaacaaaattcatccgatctggttgaagtttggtacgtgatggtagtatatgtccatatcaggccataaccatatatatcctccatataaaccgatcccgagatttggttttggagcctcttggaggagcaaatttcatccaagtcagttgaaatttggtacattgtgctatttagtatatggccgttaacaaccattccttactaggtacatatcggtctatagttatatatagccctcagataaatcgatccccaatcacacaaaaattggtccatatcaagttcataattgtaaaggtggttaaaatttcaagggccgatgttgattttgaataaaacacaaactatttagaaaattattgtaattttattttattatgatatattggtattactcaattatgtatggaacaaaatatcggccaaatgggcgccgcgacctcggtggcacaccttcgtccgatggtccaaattttcgatgacgctgaggcataatggaggctctatgccgttaatgtgccgaattatctcatcctttagctcttgaattgttgctggcttatcgacgtacaacttttctttcaaataaccccaaagaaaaaagtccaacggtgtcaaatcacatgatcttggcggccaattgacatcgccattacgtgagataacaaggccattgaatttgtt encodes:
- the LOC142226362 gene encoding ATP-binding cassette sub-family G member 4-like isoform X2, with translation MDSSTISMPLVEKEECMNALIKPASNAIDKATTVSFKKKPIITTTNSTPTNVNSNANTLATMAPPTEISATAAIQQMQQQEQQQQQYHNHNQQLPHNQLSLQPVNFVGNNLKNGTVSYGSQNNLCNGIISGNHILAPKIQNSCSPNGQKKGTVSLSHLPQRPPVDIEFTEISYSVSEGRRRGFKTILKGVSGKFRNGELTAIMGPSGAGKSTLMNILAGYKTSQLSGSVLINGKERNLRRFRKLSCYIMQDDVLIANLSVREAMMVSANLKLGKNMNLAAKKVVVDEILETIGLIESSNTKTCNLSGGQRKRLSIALELVNNPPVMFFDEPTSGLDSSTCFQLISLLKSLARGGRTIVCTIHQPSARLFEKFDHLYMLAEGQCMYEGRVRGLVPFLSSLGYDCPSYHNPADYVLEVASGEYGECVPKLVAAVKSGVCKKYSQKNYGLDLSKDITNDIIKGNGTANGNSGVGGGTANSMATVTLADEKHKVDEPSSAAEMELNSSILKPPKLETQESQQSDCSVINMPRDLTGEDSCSYSSKGGQSTNAVCNVSGAGNGTGGGGGGGTGGGGGSGAGCTTSLLDSHESVIAMPNKSGFPTSGWTQFWILLKRSFVTIMRDRMLTHMRLASHIIVGAIIGMIYYDVGNEASKVMSNAGCIFFTTLFTMFTAMMPTILTFPTEMSVFVREHLNYWYSLKAFYFAKTMADLPFQIIFSSVYVIVVYYLTSQPMEPQRVTMFVVICVLTSLVAQSLGLLIGAGMNIEAGVFLGPVTTIPTILFSGFFVNFDTIPGYLQWVTYVSYVRYGFEGAMVSIYGMDRAKLQCDAMYCHFRSPKKFLEEMSMDQAEYWIDAVALIGIFIALRIVAYFVLRWKLHMIR